In Gadus chalcogrammus isolate NIFS_2021 chromosome 1, NIFS_Gcha_1.0, whole genome shotgun sequence, one DNA window encodes the following:
- the LOC130382807 gene encoding transketolase-like: MASYHKPDEKTLQGLKDVANKLRIHSINATCASNSGHPTSCCSAAELMSVMFFHSMRYKAADPRNQCNDRFVMSKGHAAPILYAAWVEANYVKEADLLNLRKIDSDLEGHPTPKLAFVDVATGSLGQGLGAACGMAYTGKYFDKSSYRVYCMMGDGECSEGSVWEAMSFASIYKLDNLVAVLDVNRLGQSEPAPLQHDMEVYRKRCEAFGWNTYVVDGHDVEELCKAFWQAKQVKDKPTCIVAKTFKGKGLKNIEDLENWHGKPIPKDRVDELLKELQNQIQVPNKKMVVELPKEDTAVADLSPIRLPKPPAYKLGDKFATRRAYGVALAKLGEASKRVVAMDGDTKNSTFSETFKKAFPERYVECFIAEQNLVSVAIGCATRDRTCAFASTFSAFFSRAYDQIRMGAISQSNVNLVGSHCGVSIGEDGPSQMALEDLAMFRAIPTCTVFYPSDAVSAERAVELAANTKGICFIRTSRPESKVIYAPDEKFEVGVAKVVRQSDDDQVTVIGAGVTLHEALEAADILAKEGKNIRVVDPFTIKPLDAATILSAARATGGRIITVEDHYKEGGLGEAVLSAVGEEPGVVVTRMAVSGVPRSGKPQELLDLFKISAKHIAQAVRQTYAN; encoded by the exons ATGGCTAGCTACCACAAACCCGATGAGAAAACTCTGCAGGGACTGAAAGACGTCGCCAACAAGCTGAGGATCCACTCCATTAATGCGACATGCGCTTCAAACTCCGG CCATCCGACCTCATGCTGCAGCGCAGCCGAGCTCATGTCGGTGATGTTCTTTCACTCCATGCGATACAAAGCCGCTGACCCCCGCAACCAGTGCAACGACCGTTTTGTCATGTCAAAG GGCCACGCTGCACCAATCCTGTATGCCGCCTGGGTAGAGGCCAACTATGTGAAGGAAGCAGACCTGCTGAACCTGCGCAAGATAGACAGTGACCTGGAGGGGCACCCTACACCC AAACTGGCCTTTGTTGACGTGGCCACTGGCTCCCTGGGCCAGGGCCTGGGGGCGGCCTGCGGGATGGCCTACACTGGGAAATACTTTGACAAGTCTAG CTACCGTGTGTACTGCATGATGGGTGACGGGGAGTGCTCCGAGGGCTCTGTGTGGGAGGCCATGTCCTTCGCCTCTATCTACAAGCTGGACAACCTGGTGGCTGTGCTGGACGTTAACCGTCTGGGCCAGAGTGAGCCTGCACCCCTTCAGCACGACATGGAGGTCTACCGCAAGCGCTGTGAAGCCTTTGG GTGGAACACGTACGTTGTGGACGGCCATGACGTGGAGGAGCTGTGCAAGGCTTTCTGGCAGGCCAAGCAGGTCAAGGACAAGCCCACCTGCATCGTGGCAAAGACCTTCAAGGGCAAAGGACTCAAAA ACATCGAGGACTTGGAGAACTGGCACGGGAAACCCATCCCCAAGGACCGTGTGGACGAGCTCCTGAAGGAGCTGCAGAACCAGATCCAGGTGCCCAACAAGAAGATGGTCGTCGAGCTGCCCAAGGAGGACACAGCGGTGGCGGACCTCTCTCCCATCCGCCTGCCCAAACCCCCAGCATACAAACTGGGAGACAAG TTTGCGACCCGGCGTGCGTACGGCGTTGCGCTGGCCAAGCTGGGAGAGGCCAGCAAGAGGGTGGTGGCCATGGACGGAGACACCAAGAACTCCACCTTCTCCGAGACCTTCAAGAAGGCCTTCCCCGAGCGCTACGTCGAGTGCTTCATCGCCGAGCAGAACTTG GTCAGTGTGGCCATCGGCTGCGCCACCAGAGACCGCACGTGTGCGTTTGCCAGCACGTTTTCAGCCTTCTTCTCCAGGGCGTACGACCAGATCCGCATGGGTGCCATCTCCCAGTCTAATGTCAACCTGGTGGGCTCCCACTGCGGGGTCTCCATAG GTGAGGATGGGCCTTCTCAGATGGCCCTGGAGGACCTGGCTATGTTCCGTGCCATCCCCACGTGCACAGTCTTCTACCCCAGCGACGCGGTGTCCGCAGAGAGGGCGGTGGAGCTGGCGGCCAACACCAAG GGAATCTGTTTCATTCGCACTAGCAGACCAGAATCAAAGGTCATCTACGCCCCAGATGAGAAGTTTGAAGTGGGCGTGGCTAAG GTGGTGCGCCAGTCTGACGACGATCAAGTGACGGTGATTGGAGCTGGTGTGACTCTGCACGAGGCGCTGGAAGCTGCCGACATCCTGGCTAAAGAGG GGAAGAACATCCGAGTGGTAGACCCGTTCACCATCAAGCCCCTGGACGCTGCCACCATCCTGTCTGCCGCCAGGGCCACAGGCGGACGCATCATCACCGTGGAGGACCACTACAAAGAGG gtGGTCTCGGGGAGGCGGTGCTGTCGGCGGTGGGGGAGGAACCCGGCGTGGTGGTGACCCGCATGGCGGTGAGCGGTGTGCCCCGCAGCGGGAAGCCCCAGGAGCTGCTGGACCTCTTCAAGATCAGCGCCAAGCACATCGCCCAGGCCGTGCGCCAGACCTACGCCAACtag
- the LOC130373867 gene encoding leucine-rich repeat-containing protein 23-like — translation MWGQEAPSPRREGGVKFLKKLPLDQFPYLQWLSLARNQLEDMAGLGGTALENLNLSGNKIQRVHGLQYGQLTNLGILELRGNCLDTTDGIYLPKLRKLYLAQNVIKRLEGLERLELLTTLHLRDNQLETLEGISPRMTSLKYLNVRGNLISNQKALQSLVPLLGTLQAVVILDNPLAESGDYRIAVLTCLMHLERLDKELVSSEERAEAQERLKELAVEEEIPETEDTS, via the exons ATGTGGGGTCAGGAGGCCCCGTCTCctaggagggaaggagg TGTCAAGTTTTTAAAAAAGCTACCTCTAGATCAGTTTCCCTACCTGCAATGGCTGAGCTTGGCTAGGAACCAGTTGGAGGATATGGCGGGCCTGGGTGGAACTGCCCTCGAGAACCTCAATCTTAGTG GTAACAAAATCCAGAGAGTGCACGGCCTACAGTATGGTCAACTGACCAACCTGGGGATCCTAGAGCTGAGGGGCAACTGCTTGGACACGACCGATGGCATCTATCTTCCAAAACTTCGGAAACTTTATCTG GCCCAGAACGTCATAAAGCGCCTGGAgggtctggagagactggagctTCTCACCACGTTACACCTCCGAGACAACCAGCTGGAGACCCTGGAAGGCATTAGCCCCAGGATGACATCTCTGAAGTACCTCAATGTCAG GGGTAATCTGATATCCAATCAGAAGGCCCTGCAGAGTCTTGTTCCTCTGCTTGGCACACTACAAGCTGTGGTTATCTTGGATAATCCACTGGCTGAGTCCGGGGACTACCGCATTGCGGTGCTGACCTGTCTGATGCACCTGGAGCGGCTGGACAAGGAGCTCGTCTCATCAGAGGAGAGGGCGGAAGCACAGGAGAGACTCAAA GAACTTGCGGTGGAAGAAGAAATACCTGAGACGGAGGACACTTCGTGA
- the LOC130391121 gene encoding beta-1,4-galactosyltransferase 3-like → MACYGRSLDSPCTLALLVGFQFAFVLYFSLGGFRGLVSVLVHTTEPEFDYSRPHDVYTNLSHLGPPPPPPRNTGTGPPGTTPPLKECQLPSPLLVGPVSVHLSAPLSLEEIRRRNPLVSPGGHYSPPDCEPRHHTAIVVPYRNRQTHLRALLYHLHPFLQRQQIHYSIYIVQQWGNSTFNRAKLLNVGVREALRDEDWGCIFLHDVDLLPENDHNTYTCHKQFPTHLSVAMDKFRYRLPYPQYFGGVSAVTPDQYMKMNGFPNHYWGWGGEDDDIAARVRLSGMKIVRPPVAIGHYKMIKHKGDRGNEQNPRRFDLLKRTRLNWRSDGINSLAYDLLSRELEPLYTNLTVNIGEDPHLPLLKFPNQRRPGRPPAPKAATRKAAGMPPKSPDKPPDVGTLAANVTRPAEEETRDPAHSAAANQTTQAKPGVIK, encoded by the exons ATGGCGTGCTACGGTCGTTCCCTGGACTCCCCTTGTACTCTGGCTCTGCTGGTGGGATTCCAGTTTGCCTTTGTCCTGTACTTTTCCCTGGGGGGCTTCCGAGGCCTGGTGTCTGTGTTGGTCCACACCACAGAGCCAGAGTTCGATTACTCCCGACCCCATGATGTGTACACTAACCTCAGCCACCTTGggccgccgccaccccctccCCGCAACACAGGCACCGGACCCCCCGGAACGACACCTCCTCTGAAGGAGTGCCAGTTGCCCTCTCCACTGCTGg tgGGTCCCGTGTCGGTCCACCTGTCTGCCCCGTTGTCTCTTGAGGAGATCCGACGGAGGAACCCCCTGGTGTCCCCGGGGGGTCACTACAGCCCCCCGGACTGCGAGCCCCGCCACCACACGGCCATCGTGGTCCCGTACCGGAACCGGCAGACCCACCTGCGGGCCCTGCTGTACCACCTGCACCCCTTCCTGCAGAGGCAGCAGATCCACTACAGCATCTACATcgtacagcag TGGGGGAACAGTACATTCAACCGCGCCAAGCTGCTGAACGTGGGGGTACGAGAGGCGCTGCGAGACGAGGACTGGGGCTGTATCTTCCTCCACGACGTGGACCTGTTGCCCGAGAACGACCACAACACCTACACCTGCCACAAGCAGTTCCCCACACACCTGTCTGTCGCCATGGACAAGTTCCGATACAG GTTACCGTATCCTCAGTACTTTGGTGGCGTGTCCGCAGTGACCCCAGACCAGTATATGAAGATGAACGGCTTCCCTAACCACTActggggctggggaggggaggacgaCGACATCGCCGCTAG AGTGCGTCTGTCTGGCATGAAGATAGTGCGCCCCCCAGTGGCCATCGGCCACTACAAGATGATCAAGCATAAAGGAGACAGAGGCAACGAGCAGAACCCACGCAG ATTCGACCTGCTGAAGAGGACCAGGCTCAACTGGCGCTCGGACGGCATCAACTCGCTGGCCTACGACCTCCTGTCCCGGGAGCTTGAGCCCCTCTACACCAACCTGACGGTCAACATCGGCGAGGACCCCCACCTGCCCCTGCTGAAGTTCCCCAATCAGCGGAGACCGGGCAGGCCCCCGGCGCCTAAAGCGGCCACGAGGAAGGCCGCCGGGATGCCGCCAAAATCGCCCGACAAACCGCCGGACGTCGGGACTCTAGCGGCGAATGTGACGCGGCCGGCGGAGGAAGAGACACGAGACCCCGCCCACtcagcagcagccaatcagacgaCACAGGCGAAGCCCGGTGTGATCAAATAG
- the LOC130391137 gene encoding biglycan-like, with the protein MMLSHYLPLLLLCLAGLPARSPALPFEQRTFLDFAMDNIDSDVVSAFMRDQEEGSGMEVPDRPTCPFGCRCQLRVVQCSDLGLTEVPEGIPLDTKFLDLQNNRITELKEHDFKGLTNLYALALVNNRISKVHPRTFSPLKHMQKLYFSRNHLTTIPQGLPQSLVELRIHDNNIKRVSAGTFSGLTRMNCIEMGSNPIQNSDFEPGAFKGLKLNYLRISEAKLTGVPKDLPDSLQELHLDNNQIQAVELEDLKRYKELYRLGLAYNRIRNIEDGSLAFLPKLTELHLEYNRLNRVPQGLQNMKYLQMVYLHVNNITNVGVDDFCPRGSGMKRTFYNGISLFNNPVNYWEVQPATFRCVTSQQAIRFGNYKKK; encoded by the exons ATGATGCTGAGCCACTAcctccccctgctgctgctgtgtctgGCCGGGCTGCCCGCCAGGTCTCCGGCCCTGCCCTTCGAGCAGAGGACCTTCCTGGACTTTGCCATGGACAACATAGACAGCGACGTGGTCAGCGCCTTCATGCGTGACCAGGAGGAGGGCTCGGGAATGGAGGTGCCCGACAGGCCCACCTGCCCCTTCGGCTGCCGCTGCCAACTCCGGGTGGTCCAGTGCTCGGAcctgg GTCTGACCGAGGTCCCAGAAGGTATCCCCTTGGACACCAAGTTCCTCGACCTGCAGAACAACCGCATTACTGAGCTCAAGGAGCATGACTTCAAGGGCCTCACTAACCTATAT GCCCTGGCTCTGGTCAACAACAGGATCTCCAAGGTCCACCCCAGGACCTTCTCCCCACTGAAGCACATGCAGAAGCTGTACTTCTCCAGGAACCACCTGACCACCATCCCTCAGGGCCTGCCTCAGTCCCTGGTGGAGCTGAGGATACACGACAACAACATCAAGAGGGTGTCCGCTGGGACCTTCAGTGGTCTCACCAGAATGAACTGCATAG AGATGGGGTCGAATCCAATCCAGAACAGCGACTTCGAGCCTGGAGCCTTCAAGGGACTGAAACTGAACTACTTGCGCATATCTGAAGCCAAACTCACCGGCGTGCCCAAAG ACCTGCCCGACAGTCTGCAAGAGCTCCATCTAGACAACAACCAGATCCAGGCAGTGGAGTTGGAGGACCTGAAACGCTACAAAGAGCTGTACAG GTTGGGCCTGGCCTACAACCGTATCCGTAACATCGAGGACGGCAGCCTGGCCTTCCTACCCAAGCTGACTGAGCTGCATCTGGAGTACAACCGCCTCAACCGCGTCCCCCAAGGCCTCCAGAATATGAAATACCTCCAG ATGGTTTACCTCCATGTCAACAACATCACAAACGTGGGAGTGGACGACTTCTGCCCCAGGGGCTCTGGGATGAAGAGGACATTCTATAACGGCATTAGCCTGTTCAACAACCCCGTGAACTACTGGGAGGTGCAGCCTGCCACCTTCCGCTGCGTCACCAGTCAGCAGGCCATTCGCTTTGGCAACTACAagaagaagtag